The following proteins come from a genomic window of Nostoc sp. ATCC 53789:
- the pyk gene encoding pyruvate kinase, with product MRRTKIICTVGPATSAPENLRGLVEAGMNVARLNFSHGAYEFHAQTAHYLRQISNEQQKPIAIMQDLCGPKIRLGTLPPEGLNLEAGTEVTFVLQEKGESIEEIPLPLPTLFAMVRPGEPILINDGRVKLIVTDRDADRIRAQVKTGGLISTHKGVNLPQTPLPVSSITEKDLLDLRFGIQLGVDWVAVSFVQSPQDLEPAKRMIEAAGASIRLIAKIERAEALENFDSILKVADAIMIARGDLGVEVPIHEVPLIQKDIIRRCNRAGKPVITATQMLESMISAPDPTRAEATDVANSILDGTDAVMLSGETAVGQYPIAAVQMMHNIAVRTEQALDEGSKHAWCHEAGSLSVTESVAESVCRIAYETGSRAILCNTSSGNTARMVSKYRPTSPIIALTSDITAYRQLALSWGVEALLIPPVHHAEEMFTNVVNTVVDMGLANKGDKVVITSGVPIGKSGTTSLIKVHSIGQPISA from the coding sequence ATGCGTCGAACCAAAATCATTTGTACTGTTGGGCCCGCTACATCTGCACCCGAAAATCTGCGAGGCTTGGTAGAAGCTGGAATGAATGTGGCACGGTTGAATTTTTCCCACGGAGCTTACGAATTCCATGCTCAAACTGCTCACTATCTCAGACAAATTAGTAATGAGCAGCAAAAACCGATCGCAATTATGCAAGACCTGTGTGGCCCCAAGATTCGTTTGGGAACTTTACCACCGGAAGGGTTAAATTTAGAAGCTGGTACTGAAGTCACCTTTGTATTGCAAGAAAAGGGTGAGAGCATTGAGGAAATACCTCTACCATTACCGACTTTGTTCGCAATGGTGCGACCAGGTGAACCGATTTTAATTAATGATGGTCGCGTCAAGTTAATTGTTACCGATCGCGATGCCGATCGCATTCGCGCCCAAGTGAAAACTGGCGGGTTAATTTCCACACATAAAGGAGTAAATCTACCACAAACTCCTTTACCTGTTAGTTCCATCACCGAAAAAGACTTACTGGATCTACGCTTTGGGATTCAGTTGGGTGTAGATTGGGTAGCGGTGTCCTTCGTCCAATCGCCACAAGACTTAGAACCCGCCAAGCGCATGATTGAAGCGGCTGGTGCTTCCATTCGCTTAATTGCCAAAATCGAAAGAGCAGAAGCACTAGAAAACTTTGATTCCATTCTGAAAGTTGCCGACGCAATTATGATTGCCCGTGGCGATTTAGGGGTGGAAGTGCCAATTCACGAAGTACCCCTCATTCAAAAAGATATTATTCGCCGTTGCAATCGTGCTGGCAAACCGGTGATTACAGCCACCCAAATGCTAGAGTCGATGATTAGCGCCCCCGACCCCACCCGCGCCGAAGCAACTGATGTTGCCAACTCCATCTTAGATGGTACGGATGCAGTCATGCTTTCTGGTGAAACAGCTGTTGGACAATATCCCATCGCCGCCGTCCAGATGATGCACAATATCGCCGTGCGGACAGAACAGGCTCTAGATGAGGGTAGCAAACACGCCTGGTGTCATGAAGCAGGTAGTCTCAGCGTTACTGAATCTGTAGCAGAATCCGTGTGTCGCATCGCTTATGAAACAGGTTCACGGGCAATTCTCTGTAACACTTCATCAGGAAATACAGCGAGAATGGTGTCTAAATATCGGCCGACTTCTCCCATTATTGCCCTCACCTCCGACATCACCGCTTATCGCCAACTAGCGCTTTCTTGGGGTGTGGAAGCTTTGCTGATCCCACCAGTTCACCATGCTGAAGAGATGTTTACCAATGTGGTGAACACAGTTGTAGATATGGGTCTAGCGAATAAGGGCGATAAAGTAGTGATTACCTCTGGCGTTCCAATTGGTAAATCGGGCACAACTAGTTTAATCAAAGTGCATTCCATTGGACAGCCAATATCGGCATAA